ACACCAGCAGAGTCATTTTTCGTGAAAGTGGTTTCTGATTGGCTTCGGTTCATAAGAACAAATACCAAACTCACTGCCATGACAGCTGAAAAAGAATACTGAACCGTGCGGTTTTCAATGAGGTCCCGAATGGAGAAGGAGGTTTTTTCTGAGGGACGATCGATGGAAACCGATTCTAAAAGGTTCAGTAACCGAACATCAAAGTCATTTGACATACGAGGGAGGATGGTATCTTCCTTCTCCTTGATGTTTTGGAAAAGAGAACAAATTTTATTGTCTAAAACCACTGAGTCAGTGTCTTCTGGGAAAAGACCTGGGTATTGTGCACGAAACCAATCTTTTAAATTCATAATCCTATTTTTCAAAGAACCCTTCTCCTTTTTCATCTTTCTGGATGAGGTGCTTTAAAAACTCCTTCGCCTTAAAAAGACGACTCTTAACCGTTCCTACATTACATTCCATGATCTCTGCAATTTCGTTATAAGAAAGGTTTTCAAAATAACGAAGTTCCAGGACTTGTTTGTAGGAATCTTCTAAGAGTGCAATCTTACTCATTAGATAACTTGATTCCTCAGAAAGTTCCAATTTTTTTTCATATCCGACACGGGAATCCACAAATTGGTTATCTCCTGAGTCATCCATGGGTTTTTCACGACCACGTTTCTTTTTAGCGAGTAAATCCTTGGACTTATTCACCACAATGCGGTAG
The sequence above is a segment of the Leptospira sp. WS39.C2 genome. Coding sequences within it:
- a CDS encoding RNA polymerase sigma factor; its protein translation is MPRPLEGKNMTLREKEKILLQKIKAGDPTAYMTLVSPFRERLFRKAVSMVKDGDDAEDIVQDALISGYKSIQNFRAEAGVYTWLYRIVVNKSKDLLAKKKRGREKPMDDSGDNQFVDSRVGYEKKLELSEESSYLMSKIALLEDSYKQVLELRYFENLSYNEIAEIMECNVGTVKSRLFKAKEFLKHLIQKDEKGEGFFEK